One segment of Carassius auratus strain Wakin chromosome 2, ASM336829v1, whole genome shotgun sequence DNA contains the following:
- the LOC113119484 gene encoding peroxisomal biogenesis factor 19-like, translating to MASASDHQGAADSELDELLDSALDDFDKTNVPPEAPTAPGARNTSDEKPPLLEDSKFFESLFDGEMANQAREEWEKAMAELAQEEPDLLQHFHKLSEAAGKVGTDVASQQEFTSCLKDTLSGLAKNADNLQSAGLAGDDLVKTLENLGLNENGEGGDDGNVLPLMQSIMQNLLSKEVLYPSLKEITEKYPVWLESNKQSLPTDQFTRYEQQYHIMGEICSQFEKDGDKDSTFENILELMQKLQDLGQPPKELAGEAPPGLNFDPESLHLPGAQGVPGPEQCSIM from the exons ATGGCGTCAGCATCAGACCATCAGGGTGCTGCAGACAGCGAACTGGACGAGTTATTAGACA GTGCTCTTGATGATTTTGACAAGACCAATGTGCCTCCTGAGGCCCCCACTGCCCCTGGTGCAAGAAATACGAGTGATGAGAAG CCTCCTCTGTTGGAGGACAGTAAGTTCTTTGAGAGTCTCTTTGATGGTGAGATGGCCAATCAAGCACGTGAGGAGTGGGAGAAAGCCATGGCTGAGTTAGCACAAGAAGAACCTGACCTTCTACAGCATTTTCACAAGCTGTCTGAGGCAGCAGGTAAAGTAG gcACAGATGTAGCTTCACAACAAGAGTTCACATCCTGTCTTAAAGATACCCTTAGTGGTTTGGCGAAAAATGCCGACAATCTGCAG AGTGCAGGACTGGCTGGAGATGATCTGGTAAAGACCTTGGAGAACCTGGGATTGAATGAAAATGGGGAGGGGGGAGATGATGGCAATGTTCTCCCATTAATGCAGTCCATCATGCAGAACCTTTTATCCAAAGAAGTTCTATACCCTTCTCTTAAAGAGATAACCGAGAAG TACCCTGTATGGTTGGAGAGCAACAAGCAATCCCTTCCCACAGACCAGTTCACGCGATATGAGCAACAGTACCATATAATGGGAGAAATATGCAGCCAATTTGAGAAAGATGGAGACAAAGACAGCACATTTGAAAACATTCTGGAACTCATGCAGAAG CTGCAAGACTTGGGTCAACCTCCAAAAGAGCTTGCTGGAGAGGCA CCTCCTGGCTTGAATTTTGACCCCGAATCTCTGCACCTTCCTGGAGCGCAAGGAGTCCCAGGACCAGAGCAGTGTTCAATCATGTGA
- the LOC113119438 gene encoding ELAV-like protein 1 isoform X1, which produces MAIRRGHVRYLKEAYDMSNGYEDHMAGEPKDCKTNLIVNYLPQSMSQDELRSLFSSIGEVESAKLIRDKVAGHSLGYGFVNYLNPSDAERAISTLNGLRLQSKTIKVSYARPSSDTIKDANLYISGLPKTMMQKDVEEMFASYGKIINSHVLVDQASGLSRGVAFIRFDKRAEAEDAIKDLNGQKPPGAAESITVKFAASPNQMKNSQFIPPTYHTPPRRFGGPVHHQAQRFRFSPMSVDHMSGMSGVNMGPGNSSSGWCIFVYNLGQDADEGILWHMFGPFGAVTNVKVIRDFSTNKCKGFGFVTMTNYEEAAMAIANLNGYHLGDKILQVSFKTSKSHK; this is translated from the exons ATGGCAATCAGAAGGGGACACGTTAGATACTTAAAA gAGGCCTATGACATGTCGAACGGTTACGAAGATCACATGGCTGGTGAGCCTAAAGATTGCAAGACAAACCTCATTGTCAACTACTTGCCTCAGAGTATGAGCCAAGATGAGCTGCGGAGTCTGTTCAGCAGCATTGGGGAGGTGGAGTCTGCGAAACTTATTCGGGACAAAGTAGCAG gCCACAGTTTAGGGTACGGATTTGTTAACTATCTTAACCCTAGTGATGCAGAAAGAGCAATCAGTACTCTCAATGGACTGAGACTACAGTCTAAAACTATCAAG GTGTCATATGCCAGGCCAAGCTCTGATACCATAAAGGATGCCAACCTTTACATAAGTGGGCTGCCAAAAACAATGATGCAGAAGGATGTAGAAGAAATGTTTGCAAGTTATGGCAAAATAATCAACTCCCATGTCCTGGTTGATCAAGCCTCAG GTCTCTCTCGTGGTGTGGCTTTCATTCGGTTTGATAAGAGAGCAGAGGCAGAGGACGCAATTAAGGACTTGAATGGGCAGAAGCCTCCAGGAGCTGCAGAGTCAATCACTGTAAAGTTTGCTGCCAGTCCCAACCAAATGAAAAACTCACAATTTATTCCACCTACCTACCACACGCCGCCTCGCCGCTTTGGGGGGCCCGTCCACCACCAGGCCCAGAGGTTCAG GTTCTCTCCAATGAGTGTGGACCACATGAGTGGCATGTCTGGAGTTAACATGGGGCCTGGGAACTCCTCATCAGGCTGGTGTATTTTCGTTTACAACCTGGGCCAGGATGCAGATGAGGGCATTCTGTGGCATATGTTCGGGCCTTTTGGTGCCGTGACAAATGTGAAAGTGATCCGCGACTTCAGCACCAACAAGTGCAAAGGATTTGGGTTTGTTACCATGACAAACTATGAAGAAGCAGCCATGGCTATCGCTAATCTCAACGGCTACCACCTCGGGGATAAGATTTTACAAGTGTCGTTCAAAACAAGCAAGTCACACAAGTAG
- the LOC113119438 gene encoding ELAV-like protein 1 isoform X2, whose protein sequence is MMQKDVEEMFASYGKIINSHVLVDQASGLSRGVAFIRFDKRAEAEDAIKDLNGQKPPGAAESITVKFAASPNQMKNSQFIPPTYHTPPRRFGGPVHHQAQRFRFSPMSVDHMSGMSGVNMGPGNSSSGWCIFVYNLGQDADEGILWHMFGPFGAVTNVKVIRDFSTNKCKGFGFVTMTNYEEAAMAIANLNGYHLGDKILQVSFKTSKSHK, encoded by the exons ATGATGCAGAAGGATGTAGAAGAAATGTTTGCAAGTTATGGCAAAATAATCAACTCCCATGTCCTGGTTGATCAAGCCTCAG GTCTCTCTCGTGGTGTGGCTTTCATTCGGTTTGATAAGAGAGCAGAGGCAGAGGACGCAATTAAGGACTTGAATGGGCAGAAGCCTCCAGGAGCTGCAGAGTCAATCACTGTAAAGTTTGCTGCCAGTCCCAACCAAATGAAAAACTCACAATTTATTCCACCTACCTACCACACGCCGCCTCGCCGCTTTGGGGGGCCCGTCCACCACCAGGCCCAGAGGTTCAG GTTCTCTCCAATGAGTGTGGACCACATGAGTGGCATGTCTGGAGTTAACATGGGGCCTGGGAACTCCTCATCAGGCTGGTGTATTTTCGTTTACAACCTGGGCCAGGATGCAGATGAGGGCATTCTGTGGCATATGTTCGGGCCTTTTGGTGCCGTGACAAATGTGAAAGTGATCCGCGACTTCAGCACCAACAAGTGCAAAGGATTTGGGTTTGTTACCATGACAAACTATGAAGAAGCAGCCATGGCTATCGCTAATCTCAACGGCTACCACCTCGGGGATAAGATTTTACAAGTGTCGTTCAAAACAAGCAAGTCACACAAGTAG